A genomic stretch from Arachis stenosperma cultivar V10309 chromosome 3, arast.V10309.gnm1.PFL2, whole genome shotgun sequence includes:
- the LOC130966160 gene encoding uncharacterized protein LOC130966160 translates to MKVKVPKNFKAPDMTPYDGTSDPSHHLNNFRSQMYLTDASDAIRCKAFPTTLTKIVIKWFDSLPPRSLTSFDDLARKFLARLSIQKDKTKHTPSLLGIKQGDRESLRSFMERFNKACLDIPSLPTKMAIMGLINGLREGPFSQSISKKHPKSLNEVQERAKKYINMEENSRLGDNSKTGFSYPPWDKEKESRKKEDQ, encoded by the coding sequence ATGAAAGTTAAAGTCCCAAAGAACTTTAAAGCCCCCGACATGACCCCGTACGACGGAACGtcagatccaagccatcatctcaacAATTTTAGAAGTCAAATGTATCTCACggatgcctcagatgcaatccgttgcaaagcctttccgaCTACCCTGACGAAAATAGTAATAAAGTGGTTCGACAGTTTGCCTCCAAGATCACTCACAAGTTTTGATGACCTAGCCAGAAAGTTCCTCGCCAGGTTGTCCATCCAAAAGGATAAAACCAAGCACACTCCAAGCTTGTTGggaattaaacaaggagatcgggaaagcCTTCGCAGCttcatggaaagattcaacaaagcatgcctcGACATACCAAGTCTTCCAACAAAAATGGCCATCATGGGGCTCATCAACGGCTTAagagaaggaccttttagccaatcaatatccaagaagcatCCAAAATCTCTAAATGAGGTTCAAGAAAGGGCGAAAAAGTATATCAATATGGAGGAGAACTCCCGATTGGGAGATAATTCAAAAACCGGATTCTCCTACCCACCTTGGGATAAGGAAAAAGAATCCAGGAAGAAAGAAGaccaatga